In Triticum urartu cultivar G1812 chromosome 6, Tu2.1, whole genome shotgun sequence, the following proteins share a genomic window:
- the LOC125513951 gene encoding cationic amino acid transporter 9, chloroplastic, whose translation MTQGPTSLLPVWARTTARRPSSRRQSLHATTAEAMDGEDAHHRPSSSSSSGGPFLSGLCAAALRRKPISARASAAASGEGLVRQLGVLELVLLGIGASIGAGIFVITGTVARDAGPGVTISFALAGAACVLNALCYAELASRFPAVVGGAYLYTYAAFNELTAFLVFTQLMLDYHIGAASIARSLASYFIQFLELIPSVKGNVPSWIGHGEEFFGGVVSVNILAPILLVILTVILCRGVKESSAVNTFMTTLKIIIVIVVVFAGVFEVDVSNWSPFMPNGFKAVVTGSTVVFFAYVGFDAVANSAEEAKNPQRDLPIGILGSLLACVILYVAVCLVITGMLPYTLLGEDAPLAEAFSAKGLKFVTVLISIGAVAGLTTTLLVGLYVQSRLYLGLGRDGLLPSIFSKVHPTLHTPLHSQIWVGCVAAVLAGLFNVHALSHILSVGTLTGYSVVSACVITLRWSDKATNSRSLGKFSIWQEGVFCLVIVALCGFIAGISYRFSYSIAFIIIAFLIATVGSFSLLFRQVYVPVDPPRFSCPGVPMVPIVSVFFNMFLFAQLHEEAWYRFVILSLIAVGVYAGYGQYNAVPSTSDHSSVAYHGVPSEAP comes from the exons ATGACGCAAGGGCCGACGTCACTCCTCCCGGTCTGGGCGCGGACGACTGCGCGAAGGCCCAGTAGTCGACGCCAGTCGCTCCACGCCACCACCGCAGAGGCCATGGATGGAGAAGACGCGCACCACAggccctcttcctcctcctcgtccggcggCCCCTTCCTCTCCGGCCTCTGCGCCGCCGCGCTCCGCCGCAAGCCCATCTCCGCGCGCGCCTCTGCCGCCGCCTCCGGCGAGGGCCTCGTGCGGCAGCTCGGCGTCCTCGAGCTCGTGCTCCTTGGGATCGGCGCGTCCATCGGTGCCGGCATCTTCGTCATCACCGGAACCGTCGCCCGCGACGCCGGCCCAG GTGTTACAATCAGTTTTGCTCTCGCTGGAGCTGCGTGTGTGCTCAATGCATTGTGCTATGCTGAACTGGCATCTCGTTTTCCTGCCGTGGTCGGGGGAGCATACTTGTACACATATGCAGCGTTTAATGAACTCACGGCCTTCTTGGTTTTCACCCAGTTGATGCTTGATTACCATATTGGGGCTGCAAGCATTGCTCGTAGCCTAGCAAGCTATTTTATCCAATTCTTGGAGCTGATTCCTTCTGTGAAAGGCAATGTTCCGAGTTGGATTGGGCATGGAGAAGAGTTTTTTGGTGGTGTCGTTTCAGTTAACATATTGGCTCCAATCCTTCTTGTCATCCTGACTGTGATCCTATGCCGCGGTGTCAAAGAATCATCTGCAGTGAATACCTTTATGACTACATTGAAG ATAATCATCGTCATAGTCGTTGTATTTGCTGGTGTGTTTGAGGTGGATGTATCAAACTGGTCACCATTTATGCCGAATGGTTTCAAAGCTGTTGTAACCGGATCTACAGTAGTCTTCTTTGCATATGTTGGATTCGATGCAGTTGCTAATTCTGCCGAGGAAGCTAAAAACCCACAG CGGGACTTGCCTATTGGCATCCTAGGAAGCCTTCTGGCATGTGTCATCCTATATGTTGCTGTATGCTTGGTGATTACTGGAATGTTGCCATATACATTACTGGGTGAAGATGCTCCCTTGGCTGAGGCTTTTTCTGCAAAGGGGCTGAAATTTGTAACTGTTTTGATCAGCATTGGAGCTGTTGCTGGTCTTACTACAACACTTCTTGTTGGTCTGTATGTTCAG TCACGTTTGTATCTTGGACTTGGAAGGGATGGCCTACTACCTTCAATATTTTCTAAAGTTCATCCAACACTGCATACTCCTCTGCACTCTCAGATCTGGGTTGGTTGTGTTGCAGCAGTCTTAGCTGGCCTCTTTAATGTGCATGCACTCTCTCATATTCTCTCAGTTGGCACACTG ACAGGCTACTCGGTTGTATCAGCTTGTGTGATCACACTTCGATGGAGCGACAAAGCAACTAATTCTCGCTCCCTTGGAAAATTTTCAATCTGGCAGGAGGGTGTTTTTTGTCTTGTCATAGTGGCTCTCTGTGGTTTCATAGCAGGAATATCCTACCGGTTTAGCTATTCTATTGCCTTCATCATCATAGCTTTTCTGATAGCTACAGTCGGCAGTTTTTCTCTGCTGTTTCGACAG GTGTATGTTCCTGTGGACCCACCTCGCTTTTCTTGTCCTGGAGTTCCTATGGTTCCGATTGTCTCTGTTTTCTTCAATATGTTTTTGTTTGCTCAG CTACATGAAGAAGCTTGGTACAGATTTGTCATCCTTAGTCTCATCGCGGTGGGGGTATATGCTGGATATGGTCAGTACAACGCTGTTCCGTCTACTTCGGACCACTCGTCTGTTGCGTATCATGGAGTGCCTTCGGAAGCCCCATGA